In a single window of the Aminomonas paucivorans DSM 12260 genome:
- a CDS encoding methyl-accepting chemotaxis protein, producing the protein MAATTLGWTVLWWVAASRREGGKRIDRPDMVSSESLPREVRTLEGVQEDMSTAAGDCVASLARVLEHTGSLSASAREGKALAARVEEELQGGAEEARNASAAVRRAAEQNALIEREAREDRELVQGVVEGVEGVDEAAGRVALSVEEIRRVSGDIAGTVDRIRNLAKQTHLLALNASIEAARAGDAGRGFSVVAEEVGKLASRSQAAAGSIGELAEAIGSMGEEAQSRIGEARRRVQEAQARTNRTRESIERVHGAVLQTLGDLEDAVLRSDQQAQGAERMTDLVGRMARGSLEQGERLVRVDATLRDQQGAVQTLGERLEILRREVASLVRGAGKAAGEGFLGRIRRRGALRVGLEDRNWGRFVFWEGGRPRGYEPALAEALAREAGVAAVFIPLPWGRGEGGSLSGILSGQPFDVCDVILSGITKLPERMAHVAFSRSYYPSGQRVAALREKGIDALADLEGRKVAVVRGESGEEEVRRRLPRCVSCPYDHWDRIPQALRSQEVDAAAVDAPLLLELCREDPAFALLEAPLTREHYGIALPPDVDGEGKEFVDRVLERVCPSLRREWLGEEGV; encoded by the coding sequence ATGGCAGCCACGACCCTCGGCTGGACGGTCCTCTGGTGGGTCGCGGCCTCCCGAAGAGAAGGGGGAAAAAGGATCGATCGCCCCGACATGGTTTCGTCGGAGTCCCTCCCTCGGGAGGTCCGGACCCTGGAGGGGGTCCAGGAGGACATGTCCACGGCGGCGGGGGACTGCGTCGCCTCCCTCGCTCGGGTCCTGGAGCACACGGGAAGCCTGTCCGCCAGCGCCCGGGAGGGGAAGGCCCTGGCCGCCCGGGTGGAGGAGGAGCTTCAGGGGGGAGCGGAAGAGGCCCGGAATGCCTCCGCCGCGGTGCGCCGCGCCGCGGAGCAGAACGCCCTCATCGAACGGGAGGCCCGGGAGGACCGGGAGCTGGTCCAGGGCGTGGTGGAGGGAGTGGAGGGGGTGGACGAGGCGGCGGGGCGGGTGGCCCTGTCGGTGGAGGAGATCCGGCGGGTTTCCGGGGACATCGCCGGGACGGTGGACCGGATCCGCAACCTCGCCAAGCAAACCCACCTCCTGGCCCTCAACGCCTCCATCGAGGCGGCCCGGGCGGGGGACGCGGGGCGGGGGTTCTCCGTGGTGGCGGAGGAGGTGGGCAAGCTGGCCTCCCGCTCTCAGGCCGCGGCGGGTTCCATCGGGGAGCTGGCGGAAGCCATCGGTAGCATGGGGGAGGAAGCCCAGTCCCGCATCGGCGAGGCCCGTCGGCGGGTCCAGGAAGCCCAGGCCCGGACGAACCGCACCCGGGAGAGCATCGAGAGGGTTCACGGGGCGGTCCTCCAGACCCTGGGGGACCTGGAGGACGCGGTCCTTCGTTCGGACCAGCAGGCCCAGGGGGCGGAGCGGATGACGGACCTGGTGGGGCGCATGGCCCGGGGGTCTCTGGAACAGGGGGAGCGGCTCGTCCGGGTGGACGCCACCCTTCGGGACCAGCAGGGGGCGGTGCAGACCCTGGGGGAGAGGCTGGAGATCCTCCGCCGGGAAGTGGCATCCCTGGTGAGGGGGGCGGGAAAGGCCGCCGGGGAGGGGTTTCTGGGGCGAATCCGCCGCCGGGGAGCCCTTCGTGTGGGGCTGGAAGACCGCAACTGGGGGCGCTTCGTCTTCTGGGAGGGGGGGCGTCCCCGGGGCTACGAACCCGCCCTGGCGGAGGCCCTGGCCCGGGAGGCGGGGGTGGCCGCGGTCTTCATCCCCCTGCCCTGGGGAAGGGGCGAGGGGGGGAGCCTCTCGGGCATCCTTTCCGGACAGCCCTTCGACGTCTGCGACGTGATCCTCTCGGGGATCACCAAGCTGCCCGAGCGGATGGCCCACGTGGCCTTCTCCCGGTCCTACTACCCCAGCGGCCAGCGGGTGGCGGCCCTGCGGGAGAAGGGGATCGACGCTCTGGCGGACCTGGAGGGGCGGAAGGTGGCGGTGGTGCGGGGCGAATCGGGGGAGGAGGAGGTGCGCCGGCGGCTTCCCCGTTGCGTCTCCTGCCCCTACGACCACTGGGACCGCATCCCCCAGGCCCTTCGGTCGCAAGAGGTGGACGCGGCGGCGGTGGACGCCCCCCTGCTGCTGGAGCTTTGCCGGGAGGACCCGGCCTTCGCCCTCCTGGAGGCTCCCCTGACCCGGGAGCACTACGGCATCGCCCTGCCCCCGGACGTGGACGGGGAGGGGAAGGAATTCGTGGATCGGGTCCTGGAGCGGGTCTGCCCTTCCCTCCGCCGGGAATGGCTGGGGGAAGAAGGGGTCTGA
- a CDS encoding M20 family metallo-hydrolase, with product MEERIVLDEGRFLADLEELGGIGAAPGEGRTRLALSDEDGEARRWLVRRMEELGLEIRVDGIGNLFGILPGEEGTEAPVTAGSHLDTVIRAGALDGAYGVLGALAVLRGVRESGTRLRRALAVAAFTNEEGVRFQPDMMGSLVLSGRLPLEEALAARDREGLRAGEELERLGFRGTDRVTPGAYLELHIEQGPRLEDAGARIGVVEGIQGIAWWGCTYRGQANHAGTTPMDRRRDAFAGVADLSRSLRELAARVPSSVATLGRVEVRPGAINVVPGRVDFTVDVRAEAPESFGRLKEEVPRLLREAAGRHALELEAEALADAPPVRFPREMTDLVDSCARGETDRVLRLASGAGHDAQFLHFLCPTAMIFVPSRGGLSHCPEEHTEAADLLRGVRVLARGLIALAQREA from the coding sequence ATGGAGGAGCGGATCGTTCTGGACGAGGGCCGGTTTCTGGCGGACCTGGAGGAACTGGGGGGGATCGGGGCGGCGCCGGGGGAGGGGCGAACCCGCCTGGCCCTCTCCGACGAGGACGGAGAGGCCCGGAGGTGGCTGGTCCGGCGGATGGAGGAGCTGGGCCTGGAGATCCGGGTGGACGGCATCGGGAACCTCTTCGGGATCCTCCCGGGGGAGGAGGGGACGGAGGCCCCGGTGACCGCGGGGTCCCATCTGGACACGGTGATCCGGGCGGGGGCCCTGGACGGGGCCTACGGGGTCCTGGGGGCCCTGGCGGTGCTCCGGGGGGTGCGGGAGTCGGGGACGCGCCTGCGTCGGGCCCTAGCGGTGGCGGCCTTCACCAACGAAGAGGGGGTCCGCTTCCAGCCGGACATGATGGGCAGCCTGGTCCTCTCGGGACGCCTTCCCCTGGAGGAGGCCCTGGCCGCCCGAGACCGGGAGGGGCTTCGGGCGGGGGAGGAGCTGGAGCGGCTGGGCTTTCGGGGGACGGACCGGGTGACCCCCGGGGCCTACCTGGAGCTGCACATCGAGCAGGGGCCCCGTCTGGAGGACGCGGGGGCCCGCATCGGCGTGGTGGAGGGCATCCAGGGCATCGCCTGGTGGGGCTGCACCTACCGGGGGCAGGCGAACCACGCGGGCACCACCCCCATGGACCGGCGCCGGGACGCCTTCGCGGGGGTGGCGGACCTTTCCCGGTCCCTGCGAGAGCTGGCGGCCCGGGTCCCCTCTTCCGTGGCCACCCTGGGGCGGGTGGAGGTCCGGCCCGGGGCGATCAACGTGGTGCCCGGGAGGGTGGACTTCACCGTGGACGTTCGGGCGGAGGCGCCGGAATCCTTCGGGCGTCTCAAGGAGGAGGTTCCCCGGCTTCTGCGGGAGGCGGCGGGCCGTCACGCCCTGGAGCTGGAGGCGGAAGCCCTGGCGGACGCGCCCCCGGTGCGCTTCCCCCGGGAGATGACGGACCTGGTGGACTCCTGCGCCCGGGGGGAGACGGACCGGGTCCTGCGCCTGGCCAGCGGGGCGGGGCACGATGCCCAGTTCCTCCACTTCCTCTGTCCCACCGCCATGATCTTCGTCCCCTCCCGGGGCGGCCTGAGCCACTGCCCGGAGGAGCACACGGAGGCGGCGGACCTCCTCCGGGGTGTGCGGGTCCTGGCCCGGGGGCTGATCGCCCTGGCTCAAAGGGAGGCCTGA
- a CDS encoding MFS transporter → MSHGKQLLRLFLAVYAVHCFSNLYFLFGPFYEGRGATPQAAGWFLSIFYVATTLCRPLGSFALERLGVRKTLVGAAILCAAGSAGIALFLNSPPLLLAFRALTGIGFSAFVVGAMAFQSLVIPPEVRGASFALVTTGSMAPLATIVPLSDWLIQTGHPYLYLWSAPLLGTLCIVLGYLVEAPDRAPAPKPVWGSYRDLMRLPGFPVLAFSSLFLALCDATTICVASLARERGVLVSSFMVANAVAAVLVRTVGFRFMDRFPRTLLAAPAFGTMAAALLGMSFSSTNGAFLVWGLLFGLGIGVGFPTYLSLIGDLAPERLHPKGTAAVLLSIDVGWTLTPLLFGYLSPGLGVSGTFRFFAVAGGAAALLAHRFLWLPLYRRNRKAACLLPED, encoded by the coding sequence GTGAGCCACGGCAAGCAGCTTCTGCGCCTCTTCTTGGCGGTGTACGCGGTGCACTGCTTCTCCAACCTCTACTTCCTCTTCGGCCCCTTCTACGAGGGGCGGGGGGCCACCCCCCAGGCGGCGGGCTGGTTCCTGAGCATCTTCTACGTGGCCACCACCCTCTGCCGCCCCCTGGGGAGCTTCGCCCTGGAACGCCTCGGGGTGCGCAAGACCCTCGTGGGGGCGGCGATCCTGTGCGCCGCGGGCAGCGCGGGGATCGCCCTCTTCCTGAACTCCCCGCCCCTGCTCCTGGCCTTCCGGGCCCTGACGGGGATCGGTTTCTCCGCCTTCGTGGTGGGGGCCATGGCCTTCCAGTCCCTGGTGATCCCCCCGGAGGTCCGGGGGGCCTCCTTCGCCCTGGTCACCACGGGATCCATGGCTCCCCTGGCCACCATCGTCCCCCTTTCGGACTGGCTGATCCAGACCGGCCACCCCTACCTGTACCTCTGGAGCGCCCCCCTGCTGGGGACCCTCTGCATCGTCCTGGGCTACCTGGTGGAGGCCCCGGACCGGGCCCCCGCCCCGAAGCCCGTCTGGGGCAGCTACCGGGACCTGATGCGCCTCCCGGGCTTTCCCGTGCTGGCCTTCTCCTCCCTCTTCCTGGCCCTCTGCGACGCCACCACCATCTGCGTGGCCTCCCTGGCCCGGGAGCGGGGGGTGCTGGTCTCCAGCTTCATGGTGGCCAACGCGGTGGCGGCGGTGCTGGTGCGCACCGTGGGGTTCCGGTTCATGGACCGGTTCCCCCGAACCCTCCTGGCAGCCCCCGCCTTCGGGACCATGGCCGCGGCCCTGCTGGGCATGTCCTTCAGCTCCACCAACGGGGCCTTTCTGGTCTGGGGGCTCCTCTTCGGCCTGGGGATCGGCGTGGGCTTCCCCACCTACCTGTCCCTCATCGGGGACCTGGCCCCGGAACGGCTCCACCCCAAGGGGACGGCGGCGGTGCTCCTGTCCATCGACGTGGGCTGGACCCTCACCCCCCTGCTCTTCGGCTACCTCTCCCCGGGGCTGGGGGTCAGCGGGACCTTCCGCTTCTTCGCCGTCGCGGGGGGAGCGGCGGCCCTGCTGGCCCACCGGTTTCTCTGGCTTCCCCTGTACCGCCGCAACCGCAAGGCCGCCTGTCTCCTCCCGGAGGACTGA
- a CDS encoding VOC family protein yields the protein MRASDDSPILGPLRLGVASVERSRDFYRAALGLETREVPGGAELFLPSGNLLATLEERPGAVPESPAVPGLYHLALRVPHRPALARTFLRLKEARLPTDGPVDHGVSEAIYTEDPDETGIEIYRDRSRETWPTRGGHLAMGSRLAPPQDLLGALAEEMEGPGSTPEMTLGHLHLRVSNLKRSVDFYSSLLPLKVTQEDLPGAAFLAFGDYHHHLGLNVWSSQGGKPRDPQRSGLIELSFLFPVPSAFQSWKDRLLSQGCPELLSVAPNESWLLVRDPDGWDVRIRQAS from the coding sequence ATGCGGGCTTCCGACGATTCTCCGATCCTGGGCCCCCTGCGTCTGGGCGTGGCCTCCGTCGAACGTTCCCGGGACTTCTACCGGGCCGCCCTGGGCCTGGAAACCCGGGAGGTCCCCGGCGGGGCGGAGCTGTTCCTTCCCTCGGGAAACCTCCTGGCCACCCTGGAGGAGCGCCCCGGGGCCGTCCCCGAATCCCCCGCCGTCCCGGGGCTCTACCACCTGGCCCTTCGCGTTCCCCATCGCCCCGCCCTGGCTCGGACCTTCCTTCGCCTGAAGGAGGCAAGGCTTCCCACCGATGGCCCGGTGGACCACGGGGTAAGCGAAGCGATCTACACCGAGGACCCCGACGAGACGGGCATCGAGATCTACCGGGACCGGTCCCGGGAAACCTGGCCCACCCGGGGGGGGCACCTGGCCATGGGCTCCCGGCTGGCGCCCCCGCAGGACCTTCTGGGCGCCCTGGCGGAGGAGATGGAGGGCCCCGGATCGACCCCCGAGATGACCCTGGGGCACCTGCACCTGCGGGTATCGAACCTGAAGCGGTCCGTGGACTTCTACTCCTCCCTCCTGCCCCTGAAGGTCACCCAGGAAGACCTTCCCGGGGCGGCCTTCCTGGCCTTCGGGGACTACCACCACCATCTGGGACTCAACGTCTGGTCCAGCCAGGGGGGCAAACCCCGGGACCCCCAAAGATCAGGCTTGATCGAGCTTTCCTTCCTCTTCCCCGTACCTTCGGCGTTCCAATCCTGGAAGGATCGCCTGCTTTCCCAAGGGTGCCCGGAGCTTCTCTCCGTCGCCCCGAACGAATCGTGGCTTCTCGTCCGGGACCCGGACGGTTGGGACGTGCGGATCCGCCAGGCCTCCTGA
- a CDS encoding type 1 glutamine amidotransferase domain-containing protein, translated as MQRLEGMRVLVFVEDTYEDLELWYPKLRLAEEGAEVVTAGPEARKVYVGKHTYPCRSDASFYDLQERDFQGLVIPGGFAPDKLRRIPKVLDLTRQFMAAGKLVAHICHGGWIPASAEIVAGFRMTSTPGIKDDLVHAGATWVDEPLVVDRNMVSSRKPDDLPWFLQGCLQVLERKL; from the coding sequence ATGCAGAGGCTGGAAGGGATGCGCGTCCTGGTGTTCGTGGAGGATACCTATGAGGACCTGGAACTCTGGTACCCCAAGCTGCGTCTGGCGGAAGAAGGGGCGGAGGTGGTGACGGCGGGTCCGGAGGCCCGGAAGGTCTACGTGGGCAAACACACCTACCCCTGTCGCAGCGACGCCTCCTTCTACGACCTTCAGGAGCGGGACTTCCAGGGCCTGGTGATCCCCGGGGGGTTCGCCCCGGACAAACTGCGCCGGATCCCCAAGGTCCTGGACCTGACCCGCCAGTTCATGGCGGCGGGAAAGCTGGTGGCCCACATCTGCCACGGAGGGTGGATCCCCGCCTCCGCGGAGATCGTGGCGGGGTTCCGCATGACCTCCACCCCGGGGATCAAGGACGACCTGGTCCACGCCGGGGCCACCTGGGTGGACGAGCCCCTGGTGGTGGACCGCAACATGGTGTCCAGCCGCAAGCCCGACGACCTCCCCTGGTTCCTCCAGGGGTGCCTGCAGGTCCTGGAGAGGAAGCTCTAG
- a CDS encoding DUF2156 domain-containing protein produces the protein MALDYEPLRRDLQGIYRSLWGRCLERSSDHSFAVLWAWDEALGYETALFRDLIWIRQLRPEPVCLAPVGEWRRDDWDRLLAEAVGERGTFLAVPESLGRLWADQLGNRVRLREDRDSFEYLHRVQDLADLKGNRYMRKRNRINRFLRTHRYRYLPLTDDLVPRVMELQVRWCGKRDCQDDFLLWGEHRGILRVLGDLDWLEGLFGGCLEVEGSLVAYTLGEDLGDRNLMIHFEKGCPGVPDSYQVIHRDFLAQHRDRFDVVNREEDMGDPGLREAKMSYLPFGFLRKYRVEWDVRGFPDEDEGSDGEG, from the coding sequence GTGGCTTTAGACTACGAACCGCTGCGTCGAGACCTTCAGGGGATCTATCGTTCTCTCTGGGGCAGGTGTCTGGAGCGTTCCTCGGACCACAGCTTCGCGGTCCTCTGGGCCTGGGACGAGGCGTTGGGCTACGAAACCGCCCTCTTCCGCGACCTGATCTGGATCCGTCAGCTCCGCCCCGAGCCCGTGTGCCTGGCCCCCGTGGGGGAGTGGCGGCGTGACGACTGGGACCGCCTCCTGGCCGAGGCGGTGGGCGAGAGGGGAACCTTTCTTGCGGTGCCCGAGAGCCTGGGGCGCCTTTGGGCGGACCAGCTGGGAAACCGGGTTCGTCTTCGGGAGGACCGGGACTCCTTCGAATACCTCCACCGGGTCCAGGACCTGGCGGACCTGAAGGGAAACCGGTACATGCGCAAGCGCAACCGGATCAACCGGTTCCTTCGGACCCACCGGTACCGCTACCTGCCCCTCACGGACGACCTGGTCCCCCGGGTGATGGAGCTTCAGGTGCGGTGGTGCGGGAAGCGGGACTGCCAGGACGATTTCCTCCTCTGGGGGGAACACCGGGGCATCCTGAGGGTCTTGGGGGATCTGGACTGGCTGGAGGGGCTCTTCGGCGGGTGCCTGGAGGTGGAGGGATCCCTGGTGGCCTACACCCTGGGAGAGGATCTGGGGGATCGCAACCTCATGATCCATTTCGAGAAGGGATGCCCCGGGGTCCCCGATTCCTACCAGGTGATCCACCGGGACTTCCTGGCCCAGCATCGGGACCGTTTCGACGTGGTGAACCGGGAGGAGGACATGGGAGATCCGGGCTTGCGGGAGGCGAAGATGTCCTACCTCCCCTTCGGTTTTTTGCGGAAATACCGGGTGGAATGGGACGTTCGGGGTTTTCCCGACGAAGACGAAGGATCGGATGGGGAGGGATGA
- a CDS encoding tetratricopeptide repeat protein codes for MNDRPQDPSSPHEPGPLPEDSSWEVPGELTGITPEEEAFTPPPEPRPLPRGLFAGLGLLLLLAFVGGGFWYYRHTVLPEKHFQEASRLYEARRYAPALKLFRKVLKERPERKDTLFQIGVCLESLGRPGEALDAFASHLENQPRDEGAWIRTGRILLSLGRPESALDPLEKAVRLAPKNPETQRLLGEVYRRLGSRDRAVEHLSLALTWNPDQVDTLLRDAKALMGLKAYGEALRGYRKAAELAPEDPRPKHGLWAARAQLGLPNDDRFFLVPGKSLGPVTLGLSKEEVLARFGDPDSADGLQTPGGKTFEVWRFPRLTDRDAPGKAFPGCRMVFDEDGRLVQAESASPAYKTEDGLGVASFLNKRYAKRFSGWQETDHRSVGYRYALKEGGLTFYVSDLGGITPDGERRAAVVHTGPLPADDRDQPELWLPLKSPRED; via the coding sequence GTGAACGACAGACCCCAAGACCCCAGCTCCCCCCACGAACCCGGCCCCCTTCCGGAGGATTCCTCCTGGGAGGTCCCCGGGGAACTCACGGGGATCACCCCGGAGGAGGAAGCCTTCACCCCGCCGCCGGAACCCCGGCCCCTGCCCCGAGGTCTCTTCGCGGGCCTGGGCCTTCTGCTCCTTCTGGCCTTCGTGGGAGGCGGGTTCTGGTACTACCGCCACACGGTGCTGCCGGAGAAGCACTTCCAGGAGGCCAGCCGCCTCTACGAGGCCCGGCGGTACGCTCCGGCACTGAAGCTCTTCCGCAAGGTCCTGAAGGAGCGGCCGGAGCGGAAGGACACCCTCTTCCAGATCGGCGTCTGCCTGGAAAGCCTGGGGCGTCCCGGAGAGGCCCTGGACGCCTTCGCCTCCCACCTGGAGAACCAGCCCCGGGACGAAGGGGCGTGGATCCGGACGGGACGCATCCTCCTTTCTCTGGGGCGGCCGGAAAGCGCCCTGGACCCCTTGGAGAAGGCGGTCCGGCTGGCTCCGAAGAACCCCGAGACCCAAAGGCTCCTGGGAGAGGTGTACCGTCGCCTGGGGAGCCGGGACCGGGCAGTGGAGCATCTGTCCCTGGCCCTGACCTGGAACCCCGACCAGGTGGACACCCTCCTGCGGGACGCCAAGGCACTCATGGGACTGAAGGCCTACGGGGAGGCCCTGCGGGGGTACCGCAAGGCGGCGGAGCTGGCCCCGGAGGACCCCCGACCCAAGCACGGCCTCTGGGCCGCCCGAGCCCAGCTGGGGCTGCCCAACGACGACCGGTTCTTCCTGGTTCCGGGAAAATCCCTGGGCCCCGTGACCCTGGGGCTCTCCAAGGAGGAGGTGCTGGCCCGGTTCGGGGACCCGGACTCCGCCGACGGCCTCCAGACCCCCGGAGGCAAGACCTTCGAGGTGTGGCGCTTCCCCCGCCTGACGGACCGGGATGCCCCGGGGAAGGCCTTCCCGGGGTGCCGGATGGTCTTCGACGAGGACGGCCGACTGGTGCAGGCCGAGAGCGCCTCTCCGGCCTACAAGACCGAGGACGGCCTGGGGGTGGCGAGCTTCCTCAACAAGCGCTACGCAAAGCGCTTCTCCGGCTGGCAGGAGACGGACCATCGTTCCGTGGGCTACCGATACGCCCTCAAGGAGGGCGGCCTCACCTTCTACGTCTCCGATCTGGGAGGGATCACCCCCGACGGGGAACGCCGGGCCGCGGTGGTCCACACGGGGCCCCTCCCCGCGGACGACCGAGACCAGCCGGAGCTGTGGCTTCCCCTGAAATCCCCTCGGGAGGACTGA
- a CDS encoding serine hydroxymethyltransferase — MRQLGIVDPELGAILDREAARQELTLELIASESFVPPAIMEVQGSLLTNKYAEGYPGQRYHGGCQFIDALESLAIGRAMALFGAEHANVQPHSGVNANLAVYQAVLQPGDTILAMDLKHGGHLSHGSKASLTGRVYRGVHYGVRPDTERVDLDQVRALAREHRPRLLVTGASAYPRILDYPAFREIADEVGALLLTDMAHIAGLVAAGVLPSPVPHCHFVTSTTTKTLRGARGGFILCREEFAPAVDKAIFPGTQGGPILQNVAAKALTFKLAGTESFARYARNTVANAAALARNLTDRGYRIVSGGTDNHLLLVDLRPKGLTGDVAERALESVDIMVNKNLIPFDPEKPTVTSGIRIGLGALTTRGFGEKDMPVLGELLDRALQGRGDEKVLKDVKGQVLDLCLAHPLYCRFGEGDGLLD; from the coding sequence ATGCGACAGTTGGGCATCGTGGACCCGGAACTGGGGGCCATTCTGGATCGGGAGGCGGCCAGGCAGGAGCTGACCCTGGAACTCATCGCCTCGGAGAGCTTTGTCCCCCCGGCGATCATGGAGGTGCAGGGCTCCCTTCTCACCAACAAGTACGCCGAGGGCTACCCCGGACAGCGCTACCACGGGGGGTGCCAGTTCATCGACGCCCTGGAGAGCCTGGCCATCGGGCGGGCGATGGCCCTCTTCGGGGCGGAGCACGCCAATGTGCAGCCCCATTCGGGGGTGAACGCCAACCTGGCGGTCTACCAGGCGGTCCTCCAGCCCGGGGACACCATCCTGGCCATGGACCTCAAGCACGGGGGGCACCTCTCCCACGGATCCAAGGCCAGCCTCACGGGGCGGGTCTACCGGGGGGTGCACTACGGGGTGCGTCCGGACACGGAACGGGTGGACCTGGACCAGGTGCGGGCCCTGGCCCGGGAGCACCGTCCCCGGCTCCTGGTGACCGGCGCCAGCGCCTACCCCCGGATCCTGGACTACCCCGCCTTCCGGGAGATCGCCGACGAGGTGGGGGCCCTGCTCCTCACCGACATGGCCCACATCGCGGGCCTCGTGGCCGCGGGAGTGCTGCCCAGCCCCGTGCCCCACTGCCACTTCGTCACCTCCACCACCACCAAGACCCTCCGGGGCGCTCGGGGGGGCTTCATCCTCTGCCGGGAGGAGTTCGCCCCGGCGGTGGACAAGGCCATCTTCCCCGGGACCCAGGGCGGCCCGATCCTCCAGAATGTGGCCGCCAAGGCCCTCACCTTCAAGCTGGCGGGAACGGAATCCTTTGCCCGGTACGCCCGGAACACCGTGGCGAATGCCGCCGCCCTGGCCCGGAACCTGACCGATCGGGGCTACCGCATCGTCTCCGGGGGGACGGACAACCACCTGTTGCTGGTGGACCTGCGCCCCAAGGGCCTCACGGGGGACGTGGCGGAGCGTGCCCTGGAGTCGGTGGACATCATGGTGAACAAGAACCTCATCCCCTTCGATCCGGAGAAGCCCACGGTCACCTCGGGCATCCGCATCGGTCTGGGGGCCCTCACCACCCGGGGTTTCGGGGAGAAGGACATGCCCGTTCTGGGAGAACTCCTCGACCGGGCCCTCCAGGGACGGGGGGACGAGAAGGTCCTGAAGGACGTGAAGGGCCAGGTCCTGGACCTGTGCCTCGCCCATCCCCTCTACTGCCGCTTCGGGGAAGGGGACGGGCTTCTGGACTGA
- the deoC gene encoding deoxyribose-phosphate aldolase, which translates to MKRDEFAHTLEQALLRPDVDRRSVEEACAAAVRDHLGALVVLPCYVRIAAPLLAKSGVKTVSVVGFPLGATLSEVKAREARLLFDQGAEELDMVLHLPWFFSGEYDAVREDIAGVVQEARGHVVKVILETSLLDEGGIVKACQLARDAGASFVKTSTGFGAGGATEEAVALMRRTLGNRMGIKASGGIRTLDQALSLLEAGADRLGTSGAMDLLAQWDQRFRG; encoded by the coding sequence ATGAAGAGGGACGAGTTCGCCCATACCCTGGAACAGGCCCTGCTGCGCCCGGATGTGGACCGGAGAAGCGTGGAGGAGGCCTGCGCCGCCGCGGTGCGGGACCATCTGGGAGCCCTGGTGGTGCTCCCCTGCTACGTCCGGATCGCCGCTCCCCTCCTGGCGAAATCGGGGGTCAAGACGGTCTCCGTGGTGGGGTTCCCCCTGGGAGCGACCCTTTCGGAGGTGAAGGCCCGGGAGGCCCGCCTCCTGTTCGACCAGGGGGCGGAGGAGCTGGACATGGTTCTCCACCTGCCCTGGTTCTTCTCGGGAGAGTACGACGCGGTTCGGGAGGACATCGCCGGGGTGGTGCAGGAGGCCCGGGGACACGTGGTGAAGGTGATCCTGGAGACGAGCCTTCTGGACGAAGGGGGCATCGTGAAGGCCTGTCAGCTGGCCCGAGATGCGGGGGCCTCCTTCGTGAAGACCTCCACGGGCTTCGGCGCGGGGGGAGCCACGGAGGAAGCGGTGGCCCTGATGCGCCGCACCCTGGGAAACCGCATGGGGATCAAGGCCTCCGGGGGGATCCGCACCCTGGACCAGGCTCTTTCCCTCCTGGAGGCGGGGGCGGATCGGCTGGGCACCAGCGGGGCGATGGACCTGCTGGCCCAGTGGGACCAGCGCTTCAGGGGCTAG
- a CDS encoding Cof-type HAD-IIB family hydrolase has protein sequence MNLPPARLIALDLDGTLLDETGRVPSARIAVLEEAVRRGVRVTLATGRMYASARSFLETAPLNAPLISYNGALIRDPRTELTWFHRPLEAGLAREVLGFLRERGVYVQAYVDDRFLVERASHEGARAYARLTGLEPLEVGEALYRLQAPPTKLLVIQDPREIPPLEASLREAFGSRVHVAGSQKGFLEVVPRGIHKGLALLWLADALGIPRGQVLALGDGDNDAEMLASVPLGVAVPQGSPRARAGAAFTAPEGEDPVVWAVRRFALEGRGFPSP, from the coding sequence ATGAACCTCCCCCCGGCCCGCCTGATCGCCCTGGACCTGGACGGAACCCTCCTGGACGAGACGGGACGGGTTCCCTCCGCCCGGATCGCCGTGCTGGAGGAGGCGGTGAGGCGAGGGGTTCGGGTCACTCTGGCCACGGGGCGGATGTATGCCTCCGCCCGCTCCTTCCTGGAGACGGCGCCCCTGAACGCCCCCCTGATCTCCTACAACGGCGCCCTGATCCGGGACCCCCGGACGGAACTCACCTGGTTCCACCGGCCCCTGGAGGCGGGGCTGGCCCGGGAGGTGCTGGGTTTTCTCCGGGAGAGGGGGGTGTACGTGCAGGCCTACGTGGACGACCGCTTCCTGGTGGAACGGGCCTCCCACGAGGGGGCCCGGGCCTATGCCCGCCTGACCGGCCTGGAGCCCCTGGAGGTGGGGGAGGCGTTGTACCGCCTCCAGGCCCCTCCCACCAAGCTGCTGGTCATCCAGGACCCCCGGGAGATCCCCCCCCTGGAGGCGAGCCTGCGGGAGGCCTTCGGTTCCCGGGTGCACGTGGCGGGATCGCAGAAGGGGTTTCTGGAGGTGGTTCCCCGGGGGATCCACAAGGGCCTCGCCCTGCTCTGGCTGGCGGACGCCCTGGGCATCCCCCGGGGACAGGTCCTGGCTCTGGGGGACGGGGACAACGACGCGGAGATGCTGGCCTCGGTGCCCTTGGGGGTGGCGGTACCCCAGGGCTCCCCTCGGGCTCGGGCCGGGGCGGCCTTCACGGCGCCGGAGGGGGAGGATCCGGTGGTCTGGGCGGTGCGCCGCTTCGCCCTGGAGGGACGGGGTTTCCCTAGCCCCTGA